In a single window of the Elaeis guineensis isolate ETL-2024a chromosome 8, EG11, whole genome shotgun sequence genome:
- the LOC105050136 gene encoding protein TPR3 isoform X1, translated as MSSLSRELVFLILQFLDEEKFKETVHKLEQESGVFFNTRHFEEAVLAGDWDEVERYLSGFTKLDDNRYSMKIFFEIRKQKYLEALDKHDKGKAVEILVKDLKVFSTFNEDLYKEITLLLTLENFRENDQLSKYGDTKSARAVMLAELKKLIEANPLFRDKLQFPTLKTSRLRTLINQSLNWQHQLCKNPRPNPDIKTLFFDHSCSQPNGARVPSPAPPLTNVIPKPGAFPQLGPPHAPFQPAAAAMPTSLTGWMANAAQMPHPAVSGAPLGSLATPPSAAALLKRPMTPPNSNPTMDYHTADSEHVIKRSRPMGVSEEVGLPTAHLPVAYSGIGRSQHSFDELPRTVAVTLNQGSAVMSMDFHPVQLTTLLVGTTTGDVSLWDVASRDRISHKSFKVWDLQARSASLQATLTKDPTVSVNRVIWNFDGTQFGVAYSKHLVHLFTYNGRGDISNPLEIEAHVGAVNDVAFSQPNRQVCIVTCGDDKTIKVWEAGTGVLQYTFEGHEAPVYSICPHFKENIQFIFSTSVDGKIKAWLYDNAGSRVDYTAPGQWCTTMAYSADGTRLFSCGTGKDGTSYIVEWNESEGTIKRTYDGLRKQPIGVVQFDTIKNRFLAAGDEHMVKFWDMDNTNLLITTDADGGLPALPRVRFNKGGALLAVSTNNNYIKVLANADGQLLLSLENRSYVAARSASESIMKTVVQAPIISPLGTVSAMAGPSASVADRGAPVATIVALNGDNRSLGEVKPRMIDESIEKSKIWKLTEINEPSQCRSLKLPDSLVAAKVPRLIYTNSGHAILALASNAVHKLWKWLKSDRNTSGKATASILPQLWQPSSSILMTNEISDANTEEVVHCFALSKNDSYVMSASGGKISLFNMMTFKTMTTFMPPPPAATFLAFHPQDNNIIAIGMEDSTIQIYNVRIDEVKSKLRGHQKRITGLAFSNTLNILVSSGADAQLCIWGTDGWEKQASKFLQIPTGRVSGSLAETKVQFHHDQLQLLVIHETQLAIYDAAKLECLKQWLARDGIITHATYSCDSQTIYASSMDGSVSVFTSALQLRCRISPAAYLNAQSSASVYPLVVAAHPSDPSQFALGLTDGSVQVLEPLESEGKWGTAPQPENDVGLSASSVGNSAPDQSSR; from the exons ATGTCGTCCCTCAGCCGCGAGCTCGTCTTCCTCATCCTCCAGTTCTTGGATGAGGAGAAGTTCAAAGAGACCGTCCACAA ATTGGAGCAGGAGTCGGGTGTTTTTTTCAATACAAGGCACTTTGAGGAGGCGGTGCTCGCCGGGGACTGGGATGAGGTGGAGAGGTACCTGTCGGGGTTTACAAAGTTGGATGACAACCGGTACTCGATGAAGATCTTCTTTGAGATCCGAAAGCAGAAGTATCTTGAGGCCCTTGACAA GCATGATAAGGGCAAGGCAGTAGAAATCCTGGTTAAGGATCTTAAGGTATTCTCAACATTCAATGAAGACCTTTATAAGGAAATTACCCTACTCCTTACCTTGGAGAACTTCAG GGAGAACGATCAGCTATCAAAGTACGGAGATACCAAGTCGGCCAGGGCGGTGATGCTGGCAGAGCTCAAGAAGCTGATTGAAGCGAATCCCCTATTCCGTGACAAGCTGCAGTTTCCTACGCTCAAGACATCAAGACTTCGCACTCTCATCAATCAAAG TTTAAACTGGCAACATCAGCTCTGTAAGAACCCAAGGCCCAACCCTGATATTAAGACGCTTTTCTTTGACCATTCTTGTTCCCAACCAAATGGTGCTCGTGTGCCTTCTCCAGCCCCTCCACTCACGAATGTCATACCAAAACCAGGAGCATTTCCCCAACTGGGCCCACCACATGCG CCATTTCAGCCAGCTGCAGCAGCTATGCCAACATCTCTCACAGGTTGGATGGCTAATGCTGCCCAAATGCCCCACCCTGCAGTCTCTGGTGCCCCACTCGGTAGTCTAGCAACTCCTCCGAGTGCAG CTGCTCTCTTGAAGCGTCCTATGACTCCCCCAAACAGCAATCCTACCATGGATTATCACACAGCAGATTCAGAACATGTGATAAAGAGATCACGCCCTATGGGAGTTTCTGAGGAG GTTGGCCTGCCTACTGCTCATTTGCCTGTTGCATACTCTGGCATTGGACGGAGCCAGCATTCTTTTGATGAGTTGCCCAGGACTGTTGCAGTGACTCTAAATCAGGGTTCTGCTGTGATGAGCATGGATTTCCATCCTGTTCAATTAACTACCCTTTTAG TTGGAACAACTACGGGTGACGTCTCACTGTGGGATGTAGCTTCCAGAGATAGGATTTCTCATAAAAGTTTCAAAGTTTGGGATCTTCAAGCACGTTCAGCATCCCTTCAG GCAACTCTGACCAAGGATCCTACTGTATCTGTTAACCGTGTGATTTGGAATTTTGATGGTACTCAATTTG GTGTTGCATACTCCAAACATCTTGTGCACTTGTTTACATACAATGGTCGTGGTGACATATCAAACCCCTTAGAG ATTGAAGCACATGTTGGTGCAGTTAATGATGTTGCCTTCTCTCAACCTAACAGACAAGTGTGCATTGTGACCTGTGGAGATGACAAGACTATCAAG GTTTGGGAGGCTGGTACTGGTGTGCTTCAGTACACTTTCGAAGGTCATGAAGCCCCTGTGTACTCCATATGCCCACATTTTAAGGAAAATATTCAG TTCATCTTTTCAACTTCTGTTGATGGGAAGATTAAAGCATGGCTGTACGATAATGCGGGCTCAAGAGTTGATTATACAGCACCTGGTCAATGGTGCACTACTATGGCTTATAGTGCTGATGGAACAAG GCTGTTTTCTTGTGGGACTGGCAAGGATGGAACTTCCTATATCGTTGAATGGAATGAGTCTGAAGGGACCATAAAACGGACGTATGATGGTTTACGCAAGCAACCTATCGGCGTGGTACAATTTGATACAATAAAAAATCGGTTCTTAGCTGCTGGAGATGAGCATATGGTTAAGTTTTGGGACATGGACAATACCAACCTCCTGATAACCACTGATGCGGATGGTGGTTTACCG GCATTACCACGTGTCAGATTTAACAAGGGTGGGGCTTTGCTGGCTGTCTCGACAAATAATAACTATATTAAAGTATTAGCAAATGCTGATGGTCAGCTGCTGCTTTCCCTTGAAAATCGTTCATATGTTGCTGCCCGATCAGCTTCTGAGTCCATTATGAAG ACTGTGGTGCAGGCACCGATCATTAGCCCATTGGGAACTGTCAGTGCAATGGCTGGACCTAGTGCTTCAGTTGCTGATAGAGGTGCTCCAGTGGCAACCATTGTTGCATTG AATGGAGATAATCGGAGTCTGGGAGAGGTGAAGCCCAGGATGATTGATGAATCAATTGAGAAATCTAAGATTTGGAAGTTGACTGAAATCAACGAACCATCTCAGTGCCGTTCTCTGAAGCTTCCAGATAGTCTGGTAGCAGCTAAG GTGCCGAGATTGATTTATACAAATTCAGGACATGCTATATTGGCATTGGCATCTAATGCTGTTCACAAGTTATGGAAATGGTTGAAGAGTGATAGAAATACTTCTGGAAAG GCAACTGCAAGCATATTACCGCAGCTATGGCAACCTTCGAGCAGTATACTAATGACTAATGAGATTAGTGATGCAAACACAGAAGAAGTTGTTCATTGCTTTGCACTGTCAAAGAATGATTCATATGTTATGTCTGCATCAGGTGGAAAAATTTCCCTTTTTAATATGATGACGTTTAAG ACTATGACAACTTTCATGCCTCCTCCTCCAGCAGCCACTTTTCTTGCTTTTCATCCACAAGACAACAACATCATTGCCATAGGCATGGAGGATTCCACAATCCAAATCTACAATGTCCGCATTGATGAG GTAAAAAGCAAGCTGAGAGGGCACCAGAAGAGAATTACTGGCCTTGCCTTTTCTAACACGCTAAATATACTTGTCTCGTCAGGTGCAGATGCTCAG CTGTGCATATGGGGAACGGATGGATGGGAGAAACAAGCTAGTAAATTTTTACAGATACCTACTGGACGAGTGTCAGGTTCTCTTGCAGAAACAAAAGTTCAATTTCACCATGATCAGCTCCAACTATTGGTTATCCATGAGACACAGCTGGCAATATATGATGCAGCAAAATTGGAATGCCTTAAACAG TGGCTAGCCCGAGATGGAATAATTACGCATGCAACATATTCCTGTGACAGCCAGACGATATATGCAAGTTCCATGGATGGAAGTGTGAGTGTCTTTACGTCAGCCCTTCAATTGAGGTGTCGGATTAGCCCTGCAGCCTATTTGAATGCCCAATCGAG TGCAAGTGTATATCCACTGGTCGTTGCTGCCCATCCTTCTGACCCCAGTCAGTTTGCTCTGGGACTGACTGATGGTAGTGTCCAAGTACTAGAGCCTCTAGAATCAGAAGGGAAATGGGGAACTGCGCCGCAACCAGAAAATGATGTTGGATTGAGTGCTAGCTCAGTTGGAAACTCTGCTCCAGATCAATCATCAAGGTGA
- the LOC105050136 gene encoding protein TPR3 isoform X3 has product MSSLSRELVFLILQFLDEEKFKETVHKLEQESGVFFNTRHFEEAVLAGDWDEVERYLSGFTKLDDNRYSMKIFFEIRKQKYLEALDKHDKGKAVEILVKDLKVFSTFNEDLYKEITLLLTLENFRENDQLSKYGDTKSARAVMLAELKKLIEANPLFRDKLQFPTLKTSRLRTLINQSLNWQHQLSPPLTNVIPKPGAFPQLGPPHAPFQPAAAAMPTSLTGWMANAAQMPHPAVSGAPLGSLATPPSAAALLKRPMTPPNSNPTMDYHTADSEHVIKRSRPMGVSEEVGLPTAHLPVAYSGIGRSQHSFDELPRTVAVTLNQGSAVMSMDFHPVQLTTLLVGTTTGDVSLWDVASRDRISHKSFKVWDLQARSASLQATLTKDPTVSVNRVIWNFDGTQFGVAYSKHLVHLFTYNGRGDISNPLEIEAHVGAVNDVAFSQPNRQVCIVTCGDDKTIKVWEAGTGVLQYTFEGHEAPVYSICPHFKENIQFIFSTSVDGKIKAWLYDNAGSRVDYTAPGQWCTTMAYSADGTRLFSCGTGKDGTSYIVEWNESEGTIKRTYDGLRKQPIGVVQFDTIKNRFLAAGDEHMVKFWDMDNTNLLITTDADGGLPALPRVRFNKGGALLAVSTNNNYIKVLANADGQLLLSLENRSYVAARSASESIMKTVVQAPIISPLGTVSAMAGPSASVADRGAPVATIVALNGDNRSLGEVKPRMIDESIEKSKIWKLTEINEPSQCRSLKLPDSLVAAKVPRLIYTNSGHAILALASNAVHKLWKWLKSDRNTSGKATASILPQLWQPSSSILMTNEISDANTEEVVHCFALSKNDSYVMSASGGKISLFNMMTFKTMTTFMPPPPAATFLAFHPQDNNIIAIGMEDSTIQIYNVRIDEVKSKLRGHQKRITGLAFSNTLNILVSSGADAQLCIWGTDGWEKQASKFLQIPTGRVSGSLAETKVQFHHDQLQLLVIHETQLAIYDAAKLECLKQWLARDGIITHATYSCDSQTIYASSMDGSVSVFTSALQLRCRISPAAYLNAQSSASVYPLVVAAHPSDPSQFALGLTDGSVQVLEPLESEGKWGTAPQPENDVGLSASSVGNSAPDQSSR; this is encoded by the exons ATGTCGTCCCTCAGCCGCGAGCTCGTCTTCCTCATCCTCCAGTTCTTGGATGAGGAGAAGTTCAAAGAGACCGTCCACAA ATTGGAGCAGGAGTCGGGTGTTTTTTTCAATACAAGGCACTTTGAGGAGGCGGTGCTCGCCGGGGACTGGGATGAGGTGGAGAGGTACCTGTCGGGGTTTACAAAGTTGGATGACAACCGGTACTCGATGAAGATCTTCTTTGAGATCCGAAAGCAGAAGTATCTTGAGGCCCTTGACAA GCATGATAAGGGCAAGGCAGTAGAAATCCTGGTTAAGGATCTTAAGGTATTCTCAACATTCAATGAAGACCTTTATAAGGAAATTACCCTACTCCTTACCTTGGAGAACTTCAG GGAGAACGATCAGCTATCAAAGTACGGAGATACCAAGTCGGCCAGGGCGGTGATGCTGGCAGAGCTCAAGAAGCTGATTGAAGCGAATCCCCTATTCCGTGACAAGCTGCAGTTTCCTACGCTCAAGACATCAAGACTTCGCACTCTCATCAATCAAAG TTTAAACTGGCAACATCAGCTCT CCCCTCCACTCACGAATGTCATACCAAAACCAGGAGCATTTCCCCAACTGGGCCCACCACATGCG CCATTTCAGCCAGCTGCAGCAGCTATGCCAACATCTCTCACAGGTTGGATGGCTAATGCTGCCCAAATGCCCCACCCTGCAGTCTCTGGTGCCCCACTCGGTAGTCTAGCAACTCCTCCGAGTGCAG CTGCTCTCTTGAAGCGTCCTATGACTCCCCCAAACAGCAATCCTACCATGGATTATCACACAGCAGATTCAGAACATGTGATAAAGAGATCACGCCCTATGGGAGTTTCTGAGGAG GTTGGCCTGCCTACTGCTCATTTGCCTGTTGCATACTCTGGCATTGGACGGAGCCAGCATTCTTTTGATGAGTTGCCCAGGACTGTTGCAGTGACTCTAAATCAGGGTTCTGCTGTGATGAGCATGGATTTCCATCCTGTTCAATTAACTACCCTTTTAG TTGGAACAACTACGGGTGACGTCTCACTGTGGGATGTAGCTTCCAGAGATAGGATTTCTCATAAAAGTTTCAAAGTTTGGGATCTTCAAGCACGTTCAGCATCCCTTCAG GCAACTCTGACCAAGGATCCTACTGTATCTGTTAACCGTGTGATTTGGAATTTTGATGGTACTCAATTTG GTGTTGCATACTCCAAACATCTTGTGCACTTGTTTACATACAATGGTCGTGGTGACATATCAAACCCCTTAGAG ATTGAAGCACATGTTGGTGCAGTTAATGATGTTGCCTTCTCTCAACCTAACAGACAAGTGTGCATTGTGACCTGTGGAGATGACAAGACTATCAAG GTTTGGGAGGCTGGTACTGGTGTGCTTCAGTACACTTTCGAAGGTCATGAAGCCCCTGTGTACTCCATATGCCCACATTTTAAGGAAAATATTCAG TTCATCTTTTCAACTTCTGTTGATGGGAAGATTAAAGCATGGCTGTACGATAATGCGGGCTCAAGAGTTGATTATACAGCACCTGGTCAATGGTGCACTACTATGGCTTATAGTGCTGATGGAACAAG GCTGTTTTCTTGTGGGACTGGCAAGGATGGAACTTCCTATATCGTTGAATGGAATGAGTCTGAAGGGACCATAAAACGGACGTATGATGGTTTACGCAAGCAACCTATCGGCGTGGTACAATTTGATACAATAAAAAATCGGTTCTTAGCTGCTGGAGATGAGCATATGGTTAAGTTTTGGGACATGGACAATACCAACCTCCTGATAACCACTGATGCGGATGGTGGTTTACCG GCATTACCACGTGTCAGATTTAACAAGGGTGGGGCTTTGCTGGCTGTCTCGACAAATAATAACTATATTAAAGTATTAGCAAATGCTGATGGTCAGCTGCTGCTTTCCCTTGAAAATCGTTCATATGTTGCTGCCCGATCAGCTTCTGAGTCCATTATGAAG ACTGTGGTGCAGGCACCGATCATTAGCCCATTGGGAACTGTCAGTGCAATGGCTGGACCTAGTGCTTCAGTTGCTGATAGAGGTGCTCCAGTGGCAACCATTGTTGCATTG AATGGAGATAATCGGAGTCTGGGAGAGGTGAAGCCCAGGATGATTGATGAATCAATTGAGAAATCTAAGATTTGGAAGTTGACTGAAATCAACGAACCATCTCAGTGCCGTTCTCTGAAGCTTCCAGATAGTCTGGTAGCAGCTAAG GTGCCGAGATTGATTTATACAAATTCAGGACATGCTATATTGGCATTGGCATCTAATGCTGTTCACAAGTTATGGAAATGGTTGAAGAGTGATAGAAATACTTCTGGAAAG GCAACTGCAAGCATATTACCGCAGCTATGGCAACCTTCGAGCAGTATACTAATGACTAATGAGATTAGTGATGCAAACACAGAAGAAGTTGTTCATTGCTTTGCACTGTCAAAGAATGATTCATATGTTATGTCTGCATCAGGTGGAAAAATTTCCCTTTTTAATATGATGACGTTTAAG ACTATGACAACTTTCATGCCTCCTCCTCCAGCAGCCACTTTTCTTGCTTTTCATCCACAAGACAACAACATCATTGCCATAGGCATGGAGGATTCCACAATCCAAATCTACAATGTCCGCATTGATGAG GTAAAAAGCAAGCTGAGAGGGCACCAGAAGAGAATTACTGGCCTTGCCTTTTCTAACACGCTAAATATACTTGTCTCGTCAGGTGCAGATGCTCAG CTGTGCATATGGGGAACGGATGGATGGGAGAAACAAGCTAGTAAATTTTTACAGATACCTACTGGACGAGTGTCAGGTTCTCTTGCAGAAACAAAAGTTCAATTTCACCATGATCAGCTCCAACTATTGGTTATCCATGAGACACAGCTGGCAATATATGATGCAGCAAAATTGGAATGCCTTAAACAG TGGCTAGCCCGAGATGGAATAATTACGCATGCAACATATTCCTGTGACAGCCAGACGATATATGCAAGTTCCATGGATGGAAGTGTGAGTGTCTTTACGTCAGCCCTTCAATTGAGGTGTCGGATTAGCCCTGCAGCCTATTTGAATGCCCAATCGAG TGCAAGTGTATATCCACTGGTCGTTGCTGCCCATCCTTCTGACCCCAGTCAGTTTGCTCTGGGACTGACTGATGGTAGTGTCCAAGTACTAGAGCCTCTAGAATCAGAAGGGAAATGGGGAACTGCGCCGCAACCAGAAAATGATGTTGGATTGAGTGCTAGCTCAGTTGGAAACTCTGCTCCAGATCAATCATCAAGGTGA
- the LOC105050136 gene encoding protein TPR3 isoform X2 codes for MSSLSRELVFLILQFLDEEKFKETVHKLEQESGVFFNTRHFEEAVLAGDWDEVERYLSGFTKLDDNRYSMKIFFEIRKQKYLEALDKHDKGKAVEILVKDLKVFSTFNEDLYKEITLLLTLENFRENDQLSKYGDTKSARAVMLAELKKLIEANPLFRDKLQFPTLKTSRLRTLINQSLNWQHQLCKNPRPNPDIKTLFFDHSCSQPNGARVPSPAPPLTNVIPKPGAFPQLGPPHAPFQPAAAAMPTSLTGWMANAAQMPHPAVSGAPLGSLATPPSAAALLKRPMTPPNSNPTMDYHTADSEHVIKRSRPMGVSEEVGLPTAHLPVAYSGIGRSQHSFDELPRTVAVTLNQGSAVMSMDFHPVQLTTLLVGTTTGDVSLWDVASRDRISHKSFKVWDLQARSASLQATLTKDPTVSVNRVIWNFDGTQFGVAYSKHLVHLFTYNGRGDISNPLEIEAHVGAVNDVAFSQPNRQVCIVTCGDDKTIKVWEAGTGVLQYTFEGHEAPVYSICPHFKENIQFIFSTSVDGKIKAWLYDNAGSRVDYTAPGQWCTTMAYSADGTRLFSCGTGKDGTSYIVEWNESEGTIKRTYDGLRKQPIGVVQFDTIKNRFLAAGDEHMVKFWDMDNTNLLITTDADGGLPALPRVRFNKGGALLAVSTNNNYIKVLANADGQLLLSLENRSYVAARSASESIMKAPIISPLGTVSAMAGPSASVADRGAPVATIVALNGDNRSLGEVKPRMIDESIEKSKIWKLTEINEPSQCRSLKLPDSLVAAKVPRLIYTNSGHAILALASNAVHKLWKWLKSDRNTSGKATASILPQLWQPSSSILMTNEISDANTEEVVHCFALSKNDSYVMSASGGKISLFNMMTFKTMTTFMPPPPAATFLAFHPQDNNIIAIGMEDSTIQIYNVRIDEVKSKLRGHQKRITGLAFSNTLNILVSSGADAQLCIWGTDGWEKQASKFLQIPTGRVSGSLAETKVQFHHDQLQLLVIHETQLAIYDAAKLECLKQWLARDGIITHATYSCDSQTIYASSMDGSVSVFTSALQLRCRISPAAYLNAQSSASVYPLVVAAHPSDPSQFALGLTDGSVQVLEPLESEGKWGTAPQPENDVGLSASSVGNSAPDQSSR; via the exons ATGTCGTCCCTCAGCCGCGAGCTCGTCTTCCTCATCCTCCAGTTCTTGGATGAGGAGAAGTTCAAAGAGACCGTCCACAA ATTGGAGCAGGAGTCGGGTGTTTTTTTCAATACAAGGCACTTTGAGGAGGCGGTGCTCGCCGGGGACTGGGATGAGGTGGAGAGGTACCTGTCGGGGTTTACAAAGTTGGATGACAACCGGTACTCGATGAAGATCTTCTTTGAGATCCGAAAGCAGAAGTATCTTGAGGCCCTTGACAA GCATGATAAGGGCAAGGCAGTAGAAATCCTGGTTAAGGATCTTAAGGTATTCTCAACATTCAATGAAGACCTTTATAAGGAAATTACCCTACTCCTTACCTTGGAGAACTTCAG GGAGAACGATCAGCTATCAAAGTACGGAGATACCAAGTCGGCCAGGGCGGTGATGCTGGCAGAGCTCAAGAAGCTGATTGAAGCGAATCCCCTATTCCGTGACAAGCTGCAGTTTCCTACGCTCAAGACATCAAGACTTCGCACTCTCATCAATCAAAG TTTAAACTGGCAACATCAGCTCTGTAAGAACCCAAGGCCCAACCCTGATATTAAGACGCTTTTCTTTGACCATTCTTGTTCCCAACCAAATGGTGCTCGTGTGCCTTCTCCAGCCCCTCCACTCACGAATGTCATACCAAAACCAGGAGCATTTCCCCAACTGGGCCCACCACATGCG CCATTTCAGCCAGCTGCAGCAGCTATGCCAACATCTCTCACAGGTTGGATGGCTAATGCTGCCCAAATGCCCCACCCTGCAGTCTCTGGTGCCCCACTCGGTAGTCTAGCAACTCCTCCGAGTGCAG CTGCTCTCTTGAAGCGTCCTATGACTCCCCCAAACAGCAATCCTACCATGGATTATCACACAGCAGATTCAGAACATGTGATAAAGAGATCACGCCCTATGGGAGTTTCTGAGGAG GTTGGCCTGCCTACTGCTCATTTGCCTGTTGCATACTCTGGCATTGGACGGAGCCAGCATTCTTTTGATGAGTTGCCCAGGACTGTTGCAGTGACTCTAAATCAGGGTTCTGCTGTGATGAGCATGGATTTCCATCCTGTTCAATTAACTACCCTTTTAG TTGGAACAACTACGGGTGACGTCTCACTGTGGGATGTAGCTTCCAGAGATAGGATTTCTCATAAAAGTTTCAAAGTTTGGGATCTTCAAGCACGTTCAGCATCCCTTCAG GCAACTCTGACCAAGGATCCTACTGTATCTGTTAACCGTGTGATTTGGAATTTTGATGGTACTCAATTTG GTGTTGCATACTCCAAACATCTTGTGCACTTGTTTACATACAATGGTCGTGGTGACATATCAAACCCCTTAGAG ATTGAAGCACATGTTGGTGCAGTTAATGATGTTGCCTTCTCTCAACCTAACAGACAAGTGTGCATTGTGACCTGTGGAGATGACAAGACTATCAAG GTTTGGGAGGCTGGTACTGGTGTGCTTCAGTACACTTTCGAAGGTCATGAAGCCCCTGTGTACTCCATATGCCCACATTTTAAGGAAAATATTCAG TTCATCTTTTCAACTTCTGTTGATGGGAAGATTAAAGCATGGCTGTACGATAATGCGGGCTCAAGAGTTGATTATACAGCACCTGGTCAATGGTGCACTACTATGGCTTATAGTGCTGATGGAACAAG GCTGTTTTCTTGTGGGACTGGCAAGGATGGAACTTCCTATATCGTTGAATGGAATGAGTCTGAAGGGACCATAAAACGGACGTATGATGGTTTACGCAAGCAACCTATCGGCGTGGTACAATTTGATACAATAAAAAATCGGTTCTTAGCTGCTGGAGATGAGCATATGGTTAAGTTTTGGGACATGGACAATACCAACCTCCTGATAACCACTGATGCGGATGGTGGTTTACCG GCATTACCACGTGTCAGATTTAACAAGGGTGGGGCTTTGCTGGCTGTCTCGACAAATAATAACTATATTAAAGTATTAGCAAATGCTGATGGTCAGCTGCTGCTTTCCCTTGAAAATCGTTCATATGTTGCTGCCCGATCAGCTTCTGAGTCCATTATGAAG GCACCGATCATTAGCCCATTGGGAACTGTCAGTGCAATGGCTGGACCTAGTGCTTCAGTTGCTGATAGAGGTGCTCCAGTGGCAACCATTGTTGCATTG AATGGAGATAATCGGAGTCTGGGAGAGGTGAAGCCCAGGATGATTGATGAATCAATTGAGAAATCTAAGATTTGGAAGTTGACTGAAATCAACGAACCATCTCAGTGCCGTTCTCTGAAGCTTCCAGATAGTCTGGTAGCAGCTAAG GTGCCGAGATTGATTTATACAAATTCAGGACATGCTATATTGGCATTGGCATCTAATGCTGTTCACAAGTTATGGAAATGGTTGAAGAGTGATAGAAATACTTCTGGAAAG GCAACTGCAAGCATATTACCGCAGCTATGGCAACCTTCGAGCAGTATACTAATGACTAATGAGATTAGTGATGCAAACACAGAAGAAGTTGTTCATTGCTTTGCACTGTCAAAGAATGATTCATATGTTATGTCTGCATCAGGTGGAAAAATTTCCCTTTTTAATATGATGACGTTTAAG ACTATGACAACTTTCATGCCTCCTCCTCCAGCAGCCACTTTTCTTGCTTTTCATCCACAAGACAACAACATCATTGCCATAGGCATGGAGGATTCCACAATCCAAATCTACAATGTCCGCATTGATGAG GTAAAAAGCAAGCTGAGAGGGCACCAGAAGAGAATTACTGGCCTTGCCTTTTCTAACACGCTAAATATACTTGTCTCGTCAGGTGCAGATGCTCAG CTGTGCATATGGGGAACGGATGGATGGGAGAAACAAGCTAGTAAATTTTTACAGATACCTACTGGACGAGTGTCAGGTTCTCTTGCAGAAACAAAAGTTCAATTTCACCATGATCAGCTCCAACTATTGGTTATCCATGAGACACAGCTGGCAATATATGATGCAGCAAAATTGGAATGCCTTAAACAG TGGCTAGCCCGAGATGGAATAATTACGCATGCAACATATTCCTGTGACAGCCAGACGATATATGCAAGTTCCATGGATGGAAGTGTGAGTGTCTTTACGTCAGCCCTTCAATTGAGGTGTCGGATTAGCCCTGCAGCCTATTTGAATGCCCAATCGAG TGCAAGTGTATATCCACTGGTCGTTGCTGCCCATCCTTCTGACCCCAGTCAGTTTGCTCTGGGACTGACTGATGGTAGTGTCCAAGTACTAGAGCCTCTAGAATCAGAAGGGAAATGGGGAACTGCGCCGCAACCAGAAAATGATGTTGGATTGAGTGCTAGCTCAGTTGGAAACTCTGCTCCAGATCAATCATCAAGGTGA